GAGGCGGGCATCGAGGTCATCCTCGACGTGGTCTACAACCACACCGCCGAGGGCAACCACCTGGGCCCGACGCTGTCCATGCGCGGCATCGACAACCAGGCGTACTACCGGCTGGTCGACGACGAGCCGCAGTTCTACATGGACTACACCGGCACCGGGAACTCGCTGAACGTGCGCAGCCCGCACACGCTGCAGCTCATCATGGACTCGCTGCGGTACTGGGTGACCGAGATGCGGGTCGACGGGTTCCGGTTCGACCTGGCCGCCACCCTGGCCCGCGAGTTCTACGACGTCGACCGGCTGTCGACGTTCTTCGACCTGGTGCAGCAGGACCCGGTGGTCTCGCAGGTGAAGCTGATCGCCGAGCCGTGGGACGTCGGGCCCGGCGGCTACCAGGTGGGCAACTTCCCGCCCCTGTGGACCGAGTGGAACGGCAAGTACCGCGACACGGTGCGCGACTTCTGGCGCGGCGAGCCCGCCACGCTGGGTGAGTTCGCGTCCCGCATCACCGGTTCGTCGGACCTCTACCAGGATGACGGCCGGCGACCGTACGCGTCGATCAACTTCGTCACCGCGCACGACGGGTTCACGCTCAACGACCTGGTGTCGTACAACGACAAGCACAACTCGGCCAACGGCGAGGACGGCCGCGACGGCGCGGACGACAACCGGTCGTGGAACTGCGGCGTCGAGGGTCCGACCGACGACCCCGAGGTCAACGAGCTGCGGGCCAGGCAGCGGCGCAACCTGCTGGCCACGACGCTGCTGTCGCAGGGCGTGCCGATGCTGCTGCACGGCGACGAGCTGGGCCGCACGCAGGACGGCAACAACAACGCCTACTGCCAGGACAACGAGCTGTCGTGGGTGGACTGGTCGCTGGCGGAGAAGAACCGCGACCTGGTGGAGTTCACGTCGGCGCTGACCGCATTCCGCAAGCAGCACCCCGTGCTGCGCCGGCGCCGGTTCTTCCAGGGCAAGCCGATCCGCAAGGGCGACGAACTGCGCGACATCGCCTGGTTCACACCTTCGGGTGAAGAAATGACGGAGCAGAACTGGGGCGACGACTTCGGCCGCTGCGTCGTGGTGTTCCTCAACGGCGAAGGCATCCCGGACCTGGACCAGCGGGGGATGCGGGTGCTGGACGACTCGTTCCTGGTCGCGTTCAACGCGCACCACGAGGACATCGAGCTGACCCTGCCGGAGGAGGGCTACGGTCCGCAGTGGACGGTCGTGATCGACACCGCGACCGGCGAGATCACCCCGCCCGAGGCGGGCGAGCCGGTGCCGGCCGGCGGGACGCTGACGCTGGTGGCGAGGTCGCTCGTGGTGCTGCAACGGCTGGAGCAGGAATGACGGAATTGTCGGACCCCGCCGGTAAAATCAAACCAGGGGTCCCTGAGGGGGGACGCCTGCGAAGCCCTTCGGGCACCGGCGCGGGCGCGCCGCCCGCGTCGACCTACCGCCTCCAGTTCACCCCCGACTTCACCTTCGCCCACGCCGAAGCCGTGGTCGACTACCTGGACAGGCTCGGCGTCGGCGCCCTCTACGCCTCGCCCGTGCTGGAGGCCGTCCCCGGCTCCACGCACGGCTACGACGTGGTCGACCCCACCCGGGCCCGGGAGGAGCTGGGCGGCGAAGCGGGCCGGTTGGCGCTGCACAAGGCGGTGAGGAGGGCGGGCCTCGGGTTCGTGCTCGACATCGTGCCCAACCACATGGCCGTCGGCCCCGACGACGTCAACCAGTGGTGGTGGGACGTGCTGCGGCACGGCCGCGAGTCGCGGTACGCCGAGTACTTCGACATCGACTGGGCGTCCGGCTCGCTGCTGCTGCCGTTCGCGGGCGACGAGGCGTCCGAGGAGGAGCACGAGCACTACCGGCTGGCGTTCTGGCGGCGCGGCAACACCGAGTTGAACTACCGGCGGTTCTTCGACATCACCACGCTGGCCGCGGTGCGGGTCGAGGACCCCGAGGTCTTCGACGCCACCCACGACGAGGTGCTGCGCTGGGTGGCCGCCGGCGAGGTGACCGGCCTGCGGGTCGACCACCCGGACGGCCTGGCCGACCCCGGCGGGTACGTGCGGCGGCTCAAGGAGCGCTCGGGCGCGTGGCTGGTGGTCGAGAAGATCCTCGGCGCGGACGAGCGGCTGCCGGCGAGCTGGCCGGCCGACGGCACCACCGGCTACGACGCGCTGCGCGAGGTGTGCGGGCTGTTCGTCGACCCGGCCGGCGAGGCGGCGTTCACCGCGCTGGCCGACGAGCTCGGCGTGCCGGTCGACTTCGCCGCCGTCGAGCACGAGTGCCGCGAGCTGGTGACCAGGACGATCCTGCGCGCCGAGGTGCGCCGGATCGCCGCCCTGGTCCGCGACGTCGACCGCGAGGACGCCGAGCGGGCCGTCGCCGAGGTCATGGTCAACTTCCCGGTCTACCGCTCCTACCTGCCCGAAGGGCTCGACGCCTGGACGGCGGCGGTGCGGGCGGCGACGTCGCCCGCGGTGCCGGAGCTGGACCGGCAGGTGCGCGCCGACCCGGACGGCGAGCTGGCCACCCGGCTCCAGCAGACGTCCGGCATGGTCGTCGCCAAGGGCACCGAGGACACCGCGTTCTACCGGTACACCCGGTTCGTGGCGCTCAACGAGGTCGGCGGCGCGCCGGACCGCTTCGGCGTGCCGGTGGCCGAGTTCCACACCAGGTCGGCGCTGCGCGAGGCGTCCTCCCCGGCGTCGATGACGACCCTGTCCACGCACGACACCAAGCGGTCCGAGGACGTGCGGGCGCGGCTCGCGGTGCTGGCCGAGGTGCCCGACGAGTTCGCCGAGCTGGTGCGCCGGTGGACCGCCGCGCACCCGATCGACGAGCCGTCGCTCAACGCGCTGGCGTGGCAGTCGCTGGTCGGCGCCTGGCCGATCACCGCCGACCGGATGCGCGCCTACCTGGACAAGGCGGCCAAGGAGTCGAAGGTCCGCACCACCTGGACCGACCACGACGAGGCGTTCGAGGAGGCCGTGGCGGCGTGGCCGGAGCAGGTGCTGGCCGGGCCGGTGGCCGCCGAGGTCGCGTCGTTCGTGGACCGGATCGTCGCGGCGGGCTGGTCCAACGCGCTGGGGCAGAAGCTGGTGCAGCTCACCGCGCCCGGCGTGCCGGACGTCTACCAGGGCACCGAGCTGTGGGACCTGTCGCTGGTCGACCCGGACAACCGCAGGCCGGTCGACTACGAGGTGCGGCGGCGGCTGCTCGACCGGATCGAGGACGGCTGGCTGCCGGACGTGGACGACTCGGGCGCGGCCAAGATGCTCGTCGTGCAGCGCGCGCTGCGGTTGCGCCGGGAACGGCCCGAGCTGTTCCGCGGCTACCGGCCGCTGGAGGCGTCCGGGGACACCGCGCCGCACGTGGTCGCGTTCGAGCGGACCGGGCTGGTGGCGGTGGCCACCCGGCTCCCGCTGGGGCTGGCGGCCGCGGGCGGCTGGGGCGACGCGGTGCTGCCGCTGCCGCCGGGCGAGTGGACCGACGTGCTCACGTCCCGACCGGCCGCCACCCGGCTGGCGGACCTGCTGGACCGCTACCCGGTGGCGCTGCTGGTCGACCGCCGGCGGGGCTGACCACCGGCAGGGCTGACAATCGGACCGAGGAGATCAGTGACTTTTTCGGTGTGGGCGCCGGCGCACGAGCGCGTCCGGGTCCGGGTCGACGGCCGGGACCACGGGATGACCGCGGGCGAGGGCGGGTGGTGGCACTCGGACGCGTCCGGGACCGACTACGCGTTCCTGCTCGGCGACTCCGACGACGCGCTGCCCGACCCGCGGTCGCGGTGGCAGCCGGCCGGGGTGCACGGGGCGTCACGGGTGTACGACCACGACACGTTCGAGTGGACCGACCAAGCGTGGACCGGGCGCGCGCTGCCCGGCGCGGTGATCTACGAGCTGCACATCGGCACGTTCACGCCGGAGGGCACGTTCGACGGCGCGGCGACCCGGCTGGACCACCTGGTCGAGCTGGGCGTCACGCACGTCGAGGTGATGCCGGTCAACTCGTTCGACGGCGTCGCCGGCTGGGGCTACGACGGCGTGCTGTGGGGCGCGGTGCACGAGCCGTACGGCGGGCCGGACGGGTTCAAGCGGTTCGTGGACGCGTGCCACGCCCGCGGGCTGGCCGTGCTGCTGGACGTGGTCTACAACCACCTCGGGCCGTCCGGCGCGTACCTCGACCGGTTCGGCCCGTACTTCGCGGGCAGCAACGACTGGGGACCCGGCCTCAACCTCGACGGCGAGGGCGCCGACGAGGTGCGGCGGTACGTCGTGGACAACGCGCTGGGCTGGCTGCGCGACTTCCACGTGGACGGGCTGCGCCTGGACGCCGTGCACGCTCTCGTGGACCGCAGCGCGCTGCACGTGCTGGAGCAGCTGGCCGTCGAGGTGGACGCGCTGTCGGCCGCCGTGGGGCGCCCGCTCACGCTGATCGCCGAGTCGGACCTCAACGACGCCCGGCTGGTCACCGCGCGGGAGGGCGGCGGGCACGGCCTGCACGCCCAGTGGGCCGACGACCTGCACCACGCGCTGCACGTGGCGCTGAGCGGGGAGACGTCCGGCTACTACCCGGACTTCGAGGGCGAGCTGGCCAGGACCCTGCGCGAGGTGTTCCTGCACACGGGCACCTGGTCGTCGTTCCGGGGTCGCAGCCACGGCCGCCCGGTGGACCGCGACCGGCTGCCCGGCTACCGGTTCCTCGCCTACCTGCAGAACCACGACCAGGTCGGCAACCGCGCCACCGGCGACCGGCTGTCCGCGACGGTGCCGTGGCAGCGGCAGGCGGTGGGCGCGGCGATCGTCCTCTGCTCCCCGTACACGCCGATGATCTTCATGGGCGAGGAGTGGGCGGCGAGCACGCCGTGGCAGTTCTTCGCGTCGTTCCCGGACCCGGAGCTGGCCGAGGCGGTCCGCACCGGGCGGCGGCGGGAGTTCGGCAGGCACGGGTGGGGCGAGTCCGAGGTGCCCGACCCGATCGACCCGGAGACCCCGCGGCGGTCGACGCTGCGCTGGGACGAGGTGGGCGAGCCGGGCCACCGGGAGCTGTTCGAGCTCTACCGGGCGCTGATCGCGCTGCGCCGGTCCCGCCCGGAGCTGGCGGACCCGCGGCTGGACCGGTTCGCGGTGCGCGAGCAGGGCCGGGTGCTGGTGCTGCACCGCGGCGCGCTGCGGGTGGTGTGCAACCTCGGTGACCAGGCCGAGGCGCGCCTGGACGTCGAGGTGGGCGAGGTGCTGCTCGCCTCGGCCGGGGTGGAGGTGGACGGGCAGGTCTTGCACCTGCCCGCCGACTCCTTCGCGATCGTCGACCGCGCGGCGGTCACGCCCCGTCCGAGGCGAGCCACCCCACCTCGGTGAGCTTCTCGGCCAGCAGCCGACCGGCCAGCTCGACCTGGTCGGCCAGCTGTCTTCGCACCTCCGGCCGGTCGTCGCCGGAGTCCTGGGCCGCGTCGTAGGCCGCGACCAGCCTGCGTGCCGCGTGCACCACCTCCACCCCCGGCCACTCGGGCAGGGCCACCGGCTCGTCCGGCGGCGGTTCGGCGGTGGTGTGCACGGCCCGCACGGCCTGGCGCGGCCCCAGCTCGGCGGACAGGTCGAGCAGCTTCAGCGCTATCGTGTGCAGCTTCACGTTGTGGTGCTGAGACATCCGCACGAGCAGCTGGAAGCCCTCCTGGGGCGTGCAGCCCTGCACGGCGGATATCAAGCCGGTGGCCTGCCCGATGACGGTGCGCGTCTGCACCGCCTTGCGCAGTCCGACTATCTCGGCCTCGAGGCTGGCGATCCGCGCGGTCAGCGAATCGTCGCGCCCGTTGTCCCCGACCACGGTCGGGCTCCTCTCTCGCACGTAGGTACCGGTCAGCCAGGCCAGCAGTGCGAGAGCGTCCGGACACGCGGGTGCCAGCACCGGCAAGCCCACAGCTCTCGCTGACCCTGGTGCCCTCACGGGTGCCGGGTGGCTTGCGGCTGGCTTTTCAACCGCGTAGACGATCACCGTAGTAGAGGATGGGTGGTCAGGTGCAACTGGAGGGGTTCTGCGGCTGGTCGCGCCGCCTCCGGGGCGTCCGCTAGCGCGGCGGGAGCACGCAGAACTCGTTGCCCGCCGGGTCGGCGCACACCACCCACGGCAGGGTCGGGTCGGCGTCCACGACCCGCGCGCCGAGCCCGGTCAGCCTGGTCACCTCGGCGTCCCGGTCGCCGTCCGCCGCGAGGTCGAGGTGCAGCCGGTTCTTGACCTGCTTCGGCTCGGCGACCGGCTGCAGCAGCAGCATCGGCCCGGAACCGGTCAACTCGGTGTACTCGACCCCTTTCGGGTCTCTCCACCGGCGTGCCACCCGGTGCCCGAGCGCGGCGCACCAGAACTCCTCCAGGGCGCTGACCTGGTCCGCTGGGCAGTCCACGGTGATGGCGATGATGTGTGCGGTCATGCGCCGGTAGTTTCCCCGTCCGGGCGAGGGGTATCCGTCGGGTGACGGAAAAAGTCCCGACGAGAGGAACGGTCATGGGGACCGACGACAAGGTCAGCAACAAGGCCGAAGAGCTCAAGGGCAAGGCCAAGGAAGCGGTCGGCGACGCCACCGACAACGAGCAGTGGCAGGCCGAGGGCCGCGCCGAGCAGGCCAAGGGCTCGCTCAAGCAGGCGGGGGAGAAGGTCAAGGACGCCTTCCGTGGCGACGACCGGTAGGACGGCCGCCAAGACCGCCAAGCAGACGTCGAGCGCCGCCGAGTTCGTGCCCGAGGGGGCCGACTTGGCGGCGCTCCGCCGTGCTGCCGCCGGTTGCCGGGGCTGCGAGCTGTACGAGCCCGCCACGCAGGTGGTGTTCGGTCAGGGACCGGAGGCCGCCCGCCTGGTGCTGGTCGGCGAGCAGCCGGGCGACGTCGAGGACCGGCAGGGCGAGCCGTTCGTCGGGCCTGCCGGCCGGTTGCTGGACAAGGCGCTGGAGGAGGCCGACCTGGCCCGTGAGGGCGTCTACCTGACCAACGCGGTCAAGCACTTCAAGTTCGTGCCCGCCGAGCGCGGGAAGCGGCGCGTCCACAAGTCGCCGACGCGCGGCGAGGTCGTCGCCTGCCTGCCGTGGCTGGAGGCGGAACTGGCCCGGGTGCGGCCCGCGCTGGTGGTGTGCCTGGGCGCGACGGCGGCCAAGGCCGTGCTGGGCACGTCGTTCAAGGTCACCGAGCGGCGCGGGCAGGTCGAGCGGGTCGGGGACCACGACGTGATCGCGACCGTGCACCCGTCGGCGGTGCTGCGCGCGCCCGACCGCGACGAGGCGTACCGGGGCTTCCTGGCCGACCTGAAGGCCGTGCGCGCCCACTTCGACTCGCTGAGCGCTCGCTGACCACCTGCCGAGGGTGTGAAACGGCCCCCGGACCGCTTCCCGCACCAGGTGCGGGCCGAGCTGGACTGGGCTCGGGGTCACGGGGGCCGGGTGGCTGCCTGGGATTCGCCCAGACCACCTGAAGGTCGGTCCTAGCGGACAGCCACCTCACGACGAGTCCTATAGCTATTCAACTTCGGACCACCTCCTTCCTCGTGTACCGCGAACGCTATGCGAGCCCCGACGGGCTCGCAACGGCTTTTCCTGCTCGATCCGGCTCCGCGTCCGCCCCGGTCGGCGGCGGTAGCGCCGGGTCTGATTCCCGCCGGACCGGAATCGCCTGGTGGCGCAGGATTCCCGGCATGGAACTCGAAGGCAGGGTCGCCCTGGTCACCGGCGGCAGCAGGGGCATCGGGGCGGCGGTCGCGGTGCGGTTGGCGGAGGCGGGCGCGGACGTCGCGATCACGTGCCGGAACGGTCCGGGCGACGTGGTCGAGCGGATCGAGGCGCTGGGGCGGCGGGCGGTGGCGGTCCGGGCGGACAGCGGTGACGCGGACGCGGTGGTGGCGGCGGTCGAGGAGGCCGTGGCGGTGCTGGGGCGGCTGGACGTGCTGGTGAACAACGCGGGTGAGTTCATCGTCGGGCCGGTGGCGGAGCTGGGGGTGGCGGAGTTCGACCGGACGTTCGACGTGAACGTGCGGGCGGCGTTCGTGGCGGTGAAGGCGGCGCTGCCGCACCTCGGCGCCGGCGGGCGGGTGATCGGGATCGGCAGCAACGTGGCGTCGCGGGCGGTGTTCCCGGGGTTCTCGCTGTACTCGGCGAGCAAGGCGGCGCTGGTGGGGCTGACGAAGGCGTTGGCGCGCGAGCTGGGGCCGCGGGGGATCACGGTGAACCTGGTGCACCCCGGTGCGACCGACACCGACTCGAACCCGGCGGACGGCCCGGCGGCCGACGTCATCCGCGGGTTCACCGCGCTCGGCCGGTACGCCGTGCCGGCGGAGGTGGCCGCCGCCGTCGCGTTCCTCGCCTCCGACGAGGCCCGCTACGTGACCGGCGCCCAACTGCACGTCGACGGCGGCTTCACCGCCTGACCCCCGCGAGAGTCCAACGTCCACGCCGCGAGAGTCCAACGTCCAGCGCACCTGAGTTCAACGCTCAGGGCCGGAGCGGGCGCGCCTGAGCGTTGAACTCGGGGTGCGTGAGCGTTGGACTCTCGCGGGCTGGGGGTTGGACTCTC
This genomic window from Saccharothrix sp. HUAS TT1 contains:
- the treY gene encoding malto-oligosyltrehalose synthase; the protein is MTELSDPAGKIKPGVPEGGRLRSPSGTGAGAPPASTYRLQFTPDFTFAHAEAVVDYLDRLGVGALYASPVLEAVPGSTHGYDVVDPTRAREELGGEAGRLALHKAVRRAGLGFVLDIVPNHMAVGPDDVNQWWWDVLRHGRESRYAEYFDIDWASGSLLLPFAGDEASEEEHEHYRLAFWRRGNTELNYRRFFDITTLAAVRVEDPEVFDATHDEVLRWVAAGEVTGLRVDHPDGLADPGGYVRRLKERSGAWLVVEKILGADERLPASWPADGTTGYDALREVCGLFVDPAGEAAFTALADELGVPVDFAAVEHECRELVTRTILRAEVRRIAALVRDVDREDAERAVAEVMVNFPVYRSYLPEGLDAWTAAVRAATSPAVPELDRQVRADPDGELATRLQQTSGMVVAKGTEDTAFYRYTRFVALNEVGGAPDRFGVPVAEFHTRSALREASSPASMTTLSTHDTKRSEDVRARLAVLAEVPDEFAELVRRWTAAHPIDEPSLNALAWQSLVGAWPITADRMRAYLDKAAKESKVRTTWTDHDEAFEEAVAAWPEQVLAGPVAAEVASFVDRIVAAGWSNALGQKLVQLTAPGVPDVYQGTELWDLSLVDPDNRRPVDYEVRRRLLDRIEDGWLPDVDDSGAAKMLVVQRALRLRRERPELFRGYRPLEASGDTAPHVVAFERTGLVAVATRLPLGLAAAGGWGDAVLPLPPGEWTDVLTSRPAATRLADLLDRYPVALLVDRRRG
- a CDS encoding CsbD family protein, coding for MGTDDKVSNKAEELKGKAKEAVGDATDNEQWQAEGRAEQAKGSLKQAGEKVKDAFRGDDR
- a CDS encoding ANTAR domain-containing protein, whose protein sequence is MVGDNGRDDSLTARIASLEAEIVGLRKAVQTRTVIGQATGLISAVQGCTPQEGFQLLVRMSQHHNVKLHTIALKLLDLSAELGPRQAVRAVHTTAEPPPDEPVALPEWPGVEVVHAARRLVAAYDAAQDSGDDRPEVRRQLADQVELAGRLLAEKLTEVGWLASDGA
- the glgX gene encoding glycogen debranching protein GlgX; translated protein: MRPWPGTPYPLGATYDGVGTNFTLFSEVADYVELCLFDDDGVETRVRLPEVDGFVHHGYLLGVGPGQQYGYRVHGPHDPDRGLRCNPNKLLIDPYAKAIAGDVDWDESLFGYRFGDPDSRNDQDSAGHVPLSIVVNPFFDWSNDRPPNTPYNESVIYETHVRGLTMNHPEVPESLRGTYAGLAHPAVIDHLKGLGVTAVELMPVHHFITDHGLQEKGLRNYWGYNTIGFFAPHAGYTAMPETANQVQEFKGMVRALHEAGIEVILDVVYNHTAEGNHLGPTLSMRGIDNQAYYRLVDDEPQFYMDYTGTGNSLNVRSPHTLQLIMDSLRYWVTEMRVDGFRFDLAATLAREFYDVDRLSTFFDLVQQDPVVSQVKLIAEPWDVGPGGYQVGNFPPLWTEWNGKYRDTVRDFWRGEPATLGEFASRITGSSDLYQDDGRRPYASINFVTAHDGFTLNDLVSYNDKHNSANGEDGRDGADDNRSWNCGVEGPTDDPEVNELRARQRRNLLATTLLSQGVPMLLHGDELGRTQDGNNNAYCQDNELSWVDWSLAEKNRDLVEFTSALTAFRKQHPVLRRRRFFQGKPIRKGDELRDIAWFTPSGEEMTEQNWGDDFGRCVVVFLNGEGIPDLDQRGMRVLDDSFLVAFNAHHEDIELTLPEEGYGPQWTVVIDTATGEITPPEAGEPVPAGGTLTLVARSLVVLQRLEQE
- a CDS encoding VOC family protein, whose amino-acid sequence is MTAHIIAITVDCPADQVSALEEFWCAALGHRVARRWRDPKGVEYTELTGSGPMLLLQPVAEPKQVKNRLHLDLAADGDRDAEVTRLTGLGARVVDADPTLPWVVCADPAGNEFCVLPPR
- a CDS encoding UdgX family uracil-DNA binding protein (This protein belongs to the uracil DNA glycosylase superfamily, members of which act in excision repair of DNA. However, it belongs more specifically to UdgX branch, whose founding member was found to bind uracil in DNA (where it does not belong), without cleaving it, appears to promote DNA repair by a pathway involving RecA, rather than base excision.), with the protein product MATTGRTAAKTAKQTSSAAEFVPEGADLAALRRAAAGCRGCELYEPATQVVFGQGPEAARLVLVGEQPGDVEDRQGEPFVGPAGRLLDKALEEADLAREGVYLTNAVKHFKFVPAERGKRRVHKSPTRGEVVACLPWLEAELARVRPALVVCLGATAAKAVLGTSFKVTERRGQVERVGDHDVIATVHPSAVLRAPDRDEAYRGFLADLKAVRAHFDSLSAR
- the treZ gene encoding malto-oligosyltrehalose trehalohydrolase, encoding MTFSVWAPAHERVRVRVDGRDHGMTAGEGGWWHSDASGTDYAFLLGDSDDALPDPRSRWQPAGVHGASRVYDHDTFEWTDQAWTGRALPGAVIYELHIGTFTPEGTFDGAATRLDHLVELGVTHVEVMPVNSFDGVAGWGYDGVLWGAVHEPYGGPDGFKRFVDACHARGLAVLLDVVYNHLGPSGAYLDRFGPYFAGSNDWGPGLNLDGEGADEVRRYVVDNALGWLRDFHVDGLRLDAVHALVDRSALHVLEQLAVEVDALSAAVGRPLTLIAESDLNDARLVTAREGGGHGLHAQWADDLHHALHVALSGETSGYYPDFEGELARTLREVFLHTGTWSSFRGRSHGRPVDRDRLPGYRFLAYLQNHDQVGNRATGDRLSATVPWQRQAVGAAIVLCSPYTPMIFMGEEWAASTPWQFFASFPDPELAEAVRTGRRREFGRHGWGESEVPDPIDPETPRRSTLRWDEVGEPGHRELFELYRALIALRRSRPELADPRLDRFAVREQGRVLVLHRGALRVVCNLGDQAEARLDVEVGEVLLASAGVEVDGQVLHLPADSFAIVDRAAVTPRPRRATPPR
- a CDS encoding SDR family NAD(P)-dependent oxidoreductase yields the protein MELEGRVALVTGGSRGIGAAVAVRLAEAGADVAITCRNGPGDVVERIEALGRRAVAVRADSGDADAVVAAVEEAVAVLGRLDVLVNNAGEFIVGPVAELGVAEFDRTFDVNVRAAFVAVKAALPHLGAGGRVIGIGSNVASRAVFPGFSLYSASKAALVGLTKALARELGPRGITVNLVHPGATDTDSNPADGPAADVIRGFTALGRYAVPAEVAAAVAFLASDEARYVTGAQLHVDGGFTA